In Panacibacter microcysteis, the genomic stretch AGGTATGATGATCGGTACTGATTCGCACACCGTAAATGCAGGCGGGCTTGGCATGATTGCTATTGGCGTTGGTGGTGCGGATGCGTGTGACGTAATGGCTGGCTTGCCATGGGAATTGAAATGGCCTAAACTCATTGGTGTAAAACTTACCGGCAAACTAAATGGCTGGGCTGCTCCAAAAGATGTGATACTAAAAGTTGCAGGCATCTTAACAGTAAAAGGCGGCACAGGCGCCATTGTTGAATATTTTGGGGAAGGTGCCACCAACATGAGCTGTACCGGCAAAGGAACCATATGTAACATGGGCGCAGAAATAGGTGCCACCACCTCTACATTTGGTTATGATGATAGCATGAGCCGTTACTTAAAAGCCACCGGCCGAGAAGAAATAGCCGCCGCCGCAGACGCTGTTAAAGAGCACCTGACCGCAGATGCAGAAGTATATGCAGAACCTGAAAAGTACTTTGACCAGTTGATAGAAATAAACCTGAGTGAACTGGAACCACACCTCAACGGGCCTTTCACACCGGATCTTGCCACACCTATCTCAAAGATGAAAGAAACTGCAGCGGCCAATGGCTGGCCAACAAAGGTTGAGGTAGGTCTTATAGGAAGTTGCACCAACTCATCTTACGAAGACATAAGCCGGGCCGTAAGCCTAGCCAAACAGGTAAACGAGAAAGGTTTGAAAACAAAAGCAGAGTTTACCATTACCCCTGGTTCTGAGCAGGTACGTTTTACGATAGAACGTGATGGCTTTCTTGATACTTTCGACCAGATAGGTGCAAAAGTATTTGCCAATGCCTGCGGACCATGTATTGGTATGTGGGACAGGATGGGCGCTGAAAAACAGGAGAAAAATACCATTGTACATTCCTTCAACAGGAACTTTGCAAAACGTGCAGACGGCAACCCCAATACGTATGCATTTGTTGCTTCTCCCGAACTGGTTACTGCTCTTGCTATAGCCGGTGACCTTACATTCAATCCTATCACAGACACACTGATCAACGAAAAAGGAGAAGCAGTAAAGCTTGATCCGCCATCCGGAGACGAATTACCGACGAGGGGTTTTGCAGTGGACGATCCCGGTTTCCAGGCTCCCGCAGCAGACGGAAGCGGCATTTCAGTAGAAGTATCTCCTACATCCAACCGTCTGCAGTTATTAGATCCGTTCCCGGCATGGGAAGGCACAGACCTTAAAGGTTTAAAACTGCTGATTAAAGCAAAGGGTAAATGTACAACAGACCATATCTCGATGGCCGGCCCGTGGTTAAAGTTCCGCGGACACCTGGATAATATTTCCAATAATATGCTGATTGGTGCAGTAAACTTCTACAACGAAAAAACCGACAATATCAAGAACCAGTTGACAGGACAGTATGGCCCTGTACCGGCCACACAAAGGGCTTATAAAGCACAGGGTATAGGCTCAATTGTTGTTGGCGATGAAAACTATGGCGAAGGCTCATCAAGAGAGCATGCAGCCATGGAACCACGCCACCTGGGCGTACGTGCCATACTGGTAAAGTCTTTTGCGCGTATTCATGAAACCAACCTGAAAAAACAAGGGATGCTTGCATTGACTTTTGCAAACAAAGACGATTACGATAAAATACAGGAAGATGATACAGTAGATATACTCGGGCTTACAGATTTCACACCAGGCAGACCGTTGGCTGTTGTATTCCATCACAAAGACGGAAGTTCAGACATCGTTACAGTAAACCACACCTACAACGAACAACAGATAGAATGGTTTAAAGCAGGTGCTGCACTGAATATCATCAGGCAGAAATTTGAATCCGCATAATTTTCGGTTCCCGACCTTAACACAAAGAAATCCTGTTACGCAAGTAACGGGATTTTTTTTATGCCAAACTTTCAACGGTCAATGTCGCAATTTTCGGCAAAAAGGTATAAGTTAGCCAACTCATAACTTTCCCAAAATTCAACTAAACGTTTCCATGAAAGTATCAACACGTGTTCAGCTATCGGTAATGATGTTCCTGCAGTTTGTTGTATGGGGCGCATGGTATGGCCAGTTATCCAAATATTTGTTTGCAATTAATTTTACCGGTGCCCAGGTTGGAAACATCTATGCTACTTTTTCGATTGCGATGATCATTTCGCCATTCCTGGTTGGTATGGTGGCAGACAGGTTTTTTTCTGCCCAAAAAGTGTTGGGCGTACTAAACCTTACAGGTGCGGTTTTGCTTTATTTTCTTACTACCATTACAGATTATGATCTGTTTTACTGGGTAATGTTGTTGTACTGCCTGACGTTTGCACCAACCATTGCACTTACCGCATCAATTTCTATGCGGCAGATGACCAATCCTGAAAAGGAATTTCCGCCGATACGTGTACTGGGAACAGTTGCGTGGATTGCCGTTACCAACCTGGTTGGTTTTATGGGCTGGGGCGATAAAGTAACCATCTTTCATGTGTCGATGATTACTGCTGCAGTAATAGGCCTGTATTCCTT encodes the following:
- a CDS encoding aconitate hydratase, whose amino-acid sequence is MAFDVDMIKKVYAAMPAKVEAARKKLGRPLTLAEKILFAHLHEDQSLENFERAKTYVNFAPDRVAMQDATAQMALLQFMQAGRPKVAVPSTVHCDHLIVAKTEAKQDLEKAVNESREVYDFLASVSNKYGIGFWKPGAGIIHQVVLENYAFPGGMMIGTDSHTVNAGGLGMIAIGVGGADACDVMAGLPWELKWPKLIGVKLTGKLNGWAAPKDVILKVAGILTVKGGTGAIVEYFGEGATNMSCTGKGTICNMGAEIGATTSTFGYDDSMSRYLKATGREEIAAAADAVKEHLTADAEVYAEPEKYFDQLIEINLSELEPHLNGPFTPDLATPISKMKETAAANGWPTKVEVGLIGSCTNSSYEDISRAVSLAKQVNEKGLKTKAEFTITPGSEQVRFTIERDGFLDTFDQIGAKVFANACGPCIGMWDRMGAEKQEKNTIVHSFNRNFAKRADGNPNTYAFVASPELVTALAIAGDLTFNPITDTLINEKGEAVKLDPPSGDELPTRGFAVDDPGFQAPAADGSGISVEVSPTSNRLQLLDPFPAWEGTDLKGLKLLIKAKGKCTTDHISMAGPWLKFRGHLDNISNNMLIGAVNFYNEKTDNIKNQLTGQYGPVPATQRAYKAQGIGSIVVGDENYGEGSSREHAAMEPRHLGVRAILVKSFARIHETNLKKQGMLALTFANKDDYDKIQEDDTVDILGLTDFTPGRPLAVVFHHKDGSSDIVTVNHTYNEQQIEWFKAGAALNIIRQKFESA